Proteins found in one Vallitalea guaymasensis genomic segment:
- a CDS encoding cell division protein FtsA, which yields MTSEEILHINEYVFGLDIGTRSIVGIVGYMDNDKFNIIGNYTALHNTRAMIDGQIHDIEKVAETVNLVKSKLEKQIGFQLKNVCIAAAGRVLKTYQVHVEEQMETNQVINKDHIHLLELMAMEKAHEKLNKELIEGNAYHCVGYSVIKYYLNDYTFSNLEGHKGNKIGVDLLATFLPQEVVDSLYSVIDKCNLKISSLTLEPIAAINIAIPEQYRLLNIALVDIGAGTSDIAITKEGSIIAYGMIPMAGDEITEQIVHDYLVDFETAEKIKLKLNKVKTIVFKDIMGITHKVSSDEIYNKIRPTMDSLAENISSKIMELNGGKTTNAVFCVGGGGRLKKFTNILSEKLELPNERVALRGYEVLNNVYFKNKSSKNPEMVTPVGICLSGINKDNNDFINVSLNGEKLKIFNNNNLTLVDIVAYKGFNHKNLICRRGKDLHYKLNGEEKKLRGTTGEPAVILVNDKVVGLNHPISANDNIILREAKHGITPKLLLIDIIDKYEPYNIYINDTKLNLPYKILVNNTDKNMDYSIVDKDDIKIYTDYSIADILKIADISVDDTDIYVNGDIKSFQYKVNKNDRITIKIEEEQVKDTDDDISNNSASMNEAAITQEEKVEVDNALQIKVYVNGDEILLDGKKSYIFVDIFNYIDFDLKNPQGKIVCLINGKNASYMEKIGIGDKIDIYWDK from the coding sequence ATGACATCAGAAGAGATATTACATATTAACGAGTATGTTTTTGGACTAGATATAGGAACTAGAAGTATAGTAGGAATTGTAGGTTACATGGACAACGATAAGTTTAACATAATTGGTAATTATACAGCTTTACATAATACAAGAGCTATGATTGATGGACAGATACATGATATAGAAAAAGTTGCTGAAACAGTTAACTTGGTTAAATCAAAACTGGAAAAGCAAATAGGATTTCAGTTGAAAAACGTGTGCATCGCTGCCGCAGGACGAGTTTTGAAGACCTATCAAGTTCATGTGGAAGAACAAATGGAAACTAATCAAGTAATAAATAAAGACCATATCCATCTGTTAGAACTTATGGCTATGGAAAAAGCCCACGAAAAATTAAACAAAGAATTAATTGAAGGTAATGCATACCATTGTGTAGGATATAGTGTAATTAAATATTATTTAAATGATTATACATTCTCAAATTTGGAAGGGCATAAAGGTAATAAAATAGGGGTAGATCTACTTGCAACATTTTTACCTCAGGAAGTTGTAGATAGTCTGTATTCAGTTATTGATAAATGCAATCTAAAAATATCAAGTCTTACATTAGAACCAATTGCAGCCATAAATATTGCTATTCCCGAACAATATAGATTATTGAATATTGCTTTAGTTGATATTGGGGCAGGTACATCGGATATTGCTATTACAAAAGAAGGCAGTATAATCGCATATGGTATGATACCAATGGCAGGTGATGAAATCACAGAACAGATTGTACATGATTATTTAGTTGACTTTGAGACTGCTGAGAAAATTAAACTTAAGCTTAATAAGGTGAAGACAATAGTTTTCAAAGATATCATGGGAATCACACATAAAGTCAGTTCTGATGAGATTTATAACAAGATAAGACCAACTATGGACTCTCTTGCTGAAAATATAAGTAGTAAAATAATGGAACTTAACGGTGGAAAAACCACAAATGCAGTTTTCTGTGTTGGTGGTGGAGGAAGGCTTAAGAAATTTACTAATATATTATCTGAGAAACTTGAACTACCAAATGAACGTGTTGCTCTTAGAGGATATGAAGTTCTCAATAATGTATATTTCAAAAATAAAAGTTCCAAAAATCCTGAAATGGTAACACCTGTTGGTATATGCTTGAGTGGCATTAATAAAGATAATAATGATTTTATTAATGTTTCTTTGAATGGTGAGAAATTGAAGATATTCAACAATAATAATTTAACTTTAGTGGATATAGTAGCCTATAAGGGATTTAATCATAAAAATCTTATTTGTAGACGTGGAAAAGATCTGCACTATAAGTTAAATGGCGAAGAAAAAAAATTAAGAGGTACTACTGGAGAACCTGCCGTTATACTTGTCAATGATAAAGTGGTAGGTCTTAACCATCCTATTAGTGCTAACGATAATATTATACTTAGAGAAGCTAAACATGGAATAACACCAAAGTTATTGCTTATAGATATAATTGATAAATATGAACCATATAATATTTATATCAATGATACTAAACTTAATTTGCCTTATAAGATTCTGGTTAATAACACAGATAAAAATATGGATTATAGTATAGTTGATAAAGATGATATCAAGATCTATACAGATTATTCTATTGCTGACATATTAAAAATTGCGGATATAAGTGTAGATGATACTGATATCTATGTTAATGGTGACATCAAGTCTTTTCAATACAAAGTGAATAAAAATGACAGAATAACTATTAAAATTGAAGAAGAACAAGTAAAGGATACGGATGATGATATAAGTAATAATAGTGCTTCTATGAATGAGGCAGCTATTACACAAGAAGAAAAAGTGGAAGTGGACAATGCT
- a CDS encoding peptide ABC transporter substrate-binding protein, translating to MKKLSLIMLLILCFSLLSGCTKTTDKDAIENTQVNQQDEKEKVVEATPEFGGELKLLMRDPSTLNPLLNTDRTVDQVLKLVFDSLFELDDKEKPVPNLVDSYQLSDSGTTITITLKKNVLFHDGEELHSDDVIYTIETLKAAPEDSIYKNNVKNYKRASAVDQYTFKIYFDQPFAFSLYTMNFPIIPKHHYKSNEDNSMRPIGTGAYAFADFTTMKELNLTANENWYNGEVYVEKIKGIITRDKNNDSDAFNQNIVDIINPTKFDWQDYAETEGVSLTEYPTYYYTFLGFNFNNTLLNDKNIRKSIAYAIDRKDIIKNEFLDHAYITEYPIHPKSWLNESESVTYEKDTDKSKELIAAAGYADANGEEQKPSLRLLVNSENPLRLRIANKIKESLENVGFIINIDLVDNVTYNQKIVNKDFDLLLGEWKLSVVPDFTFAFHSSQIENGSNFISYNNPDMDRVLETIFGSINDNDILSSTNEFKNLFADELPYFSLFFRTSAIISKDRVKGSLNPSIYNNYKGIKDLYISK from the coding sequence ATGAAAAAATTATCTTTAATTATGCTATTGATATTATGTTTTTCCCTATTAAGCGGGTGTACTAAAACAACAGATAAAGATGCTATAGAAAATACACAAGTAAATCAACAAGACGAAAAAGAGAAAGTGGTTGAAGCTACTCCAGAATTTGGTGGAGAATTAAAATTGTTAATGAGAGATCCATCTACGCTTAATCCATTACTTAATACTGATAGAACTGTAGATCAGGTATTGAAGCTAGTATTTGATTCTTTATTTGAATTAGATGATAAAGAAAAGCCGGTTCCTAATCTTGTGGATTCATATCAATTATCAGATTCTGGAACTACCATTACTATTACTTTAAAGAAGAATGTTTTATTTCATGATGGAGAAGAATTACATTCTGATGATGTTATCTACACAATAGAAACTCTAAAAGCTGCACCTGAAGATTCAATATATAAAAATAATGTTAAAAACTATAAGAGAGCTTCTGCAGTGGATCAATATACTTTTAAAATTTATTTTGACCAACCATTTGCATTTTCTTTATATACCATGAATTTTCCTATAATACCTAAACATCATTATAAATCAAACGAAGATAATAGTATGAGACCAATTGGTACAGGAGCTTATGCATTTGCTGACTTTACTACAATGAAAGAACTTAATCTTACAGCCAATGAAAATTGGTATAATGGTGAAGTGTATGTAGAAAAAATAAAAGGCATAATAACTAGGGATAAAAATAATGATTCAGATGCTTTTAACCAAAACATCGTTGATATAATAAATCCAACAAAATTTGATTGGCAAGACTATGCAGAGACCGAAGGAGTTTCTTTGACAGAGTATCCAACATATTATTATACATTTTTAGGATTTAATTTTAATAATACATTATTAAATGATAAGAATATCAGAAAGTCTATAGCTTATGCAATTGATAGGAAAGATATCATAAAAAATGAATTCTTAGACCATGCTTATATAACTGAATATCCAATACATCCAAAATCATGGCTGAATGAAAGTGAATCTGTTACTTATGAGAAAGATACTGATAAATCAAAAGAATTAATTGCTGCAGCTGGTTATGCTGATGCTAATGGAGAAGAACAAAAACCTAGTTTAAGGTTATTAGTTAATAGCGAGAATCCTCTTAGACTAAGAATTGCGAATAAGATCAAAGAATCTTTAGAGAATGTTGGTTTCATTATAAATATTGATTTGGTTGATAATGTAACATATAACCAAAAAATAGTTAACAAAGATTTTGACCTATTATTAGGGGAATGGAAATTATCAGTAGTGCCTGATTTTACATTTGCTTTCCATTCATCTCAAATTGAAAATGGTAGTAATTTTATTTCTTATAATAATCCAGATATGGATAGAGTTTTAGAAACTATTTTTGGAAGTATTAACGATAATGATATATTAAGTTCTACTAATGAATTTAAAAATTTATTTGCAGATGAATTGCCTTACTTCAGCTTGTTTTTCAGAACATCTGCAATCATTTCTAAGGATAGAGTTAAAGGAAGCTTGAATCCTTCAATCTATAATAATTATAAAGGAATAAAAGATTTATATATTTCTAAATGA
- the coaE gene encoding dephospho-CoA kinase (Dephospho-CoA kinase (CoaE) performs the final step in coenzyme A biosynthesis.) yields the protein MKIIGVIGGCGSGKSEVSNLFKNRFNAYIIDADEIAHNVISKDSKAYKKIVNHFGKHILDDNGNINRSKLGKLVFADEKELKHLTEITHPYINEDITNIINKLKNENKYSYIVLEITALGEGEIYSLIDEYWYIYCDIDVRIERLLKYRNISTESAMNIISKQLSDEEFRKYADVIIDNSNTLDITYDQMKKYLD from the coding sequence ATGAAAATTATTGGAGTAATCGGCGGTTGTGGAAGCGGCAAATCAGAAGTATCTAATCTATTTAAAAATAGATTTAACGCATATATCATTGATGCCGATGAGATTGCACATAATGTTATTAGTAAAGATAGCAAAGCATATAAAAAGATTGTAAATCATTTCGGAAAGCATATTTTGGATGATAATGGCAATATTAATAGAAGTAAGCTAGGAAAGTTAGTTTTTGCTGATGAAAAAGAATTAAAGCATTTAACAGAAATAACTCATCCATATATAAATGAGGATATAACGAATATTATCAACAAATTGAAAAATGAAAATAAATATTCTTATATCGTCTTAGAAATAACTGCCTTAGGCGAAGGTGAAATATATTCCTTGATAGATGAATATTGGTATATCTATTGTGATATTGATGTTCGTATTGAGAGGTTGTTGAAATATAGAAACATTTCTACTGAATCAGCTATGAATATAATTAGCAAACAATTATCAGATGAAGAATTCAGAAAATATGCTGATGTGATAATTGATAATAGTAATACACTAGATATTACTTATGATCAGATGAAAAAATATTTAGACTAG